The Macaca fascicularis isolate 582-1 chromosome 11, T2T-MFA8v1.1 genome includes a region encoding these proteins:
- the LHX5 gene encoding LIM/homeobox protein Lhx5 isoform X2: MMVHCAGCERPILDRFLLNVLDRAWHIKCVQCCECKTNLSEKCFSREGKLYCKNDFFRRFGTKCAGCAQGISPSDLVRKARSKVFHLNCFTCMVCNKQLSTGEELYVIDENKFVCKDDYLSSSSLKEGSLNSVSSCTDRSLSPDLQDALQDDPKETDNSTSSDKETANNENEEQNSGTKRRGPRTTIKAKQLETLKAAFAATPKPTRHIREQLAQETGLNMRVIQVWFQNRRSKERRMKQLSALGARRHAFFRSPRRMRPLGGRLDESEMLGSTPYTYYGG; this comes from the exons ATGATGGTGCACTGTGCCGGTTGCGAGCGGCCCATCCTCGACCGCTTTCTGCTGAACGTGCTGGACCGCGCGTGGCACATCAAATGTGTTCAGTGCTGCGAGTGCAAAACCAATCTCTCGGAGAAGTGCTTCTCGCGCGAGGGCAAGCTCTACTGCAAAAATGACTTCTTCAG GCGCTTTGGCACCAAATGCGCTGGCTGCGCGCAAGGCATCTCGCCCAGCGACCTAGTGCGCAAGGCCCGGAGCAAAGTCTTTCACCTCAACTGTTTCACCTGCATGGTGTGTAACAAGCAGCTGTCCACTGGCGAGGAGCTCTACGTCATCGACGAGAACAAGTTCGTGTGCAAAGACGACTACCTGAGCTCATCCAGCCTCAAGGAGGGCAGCCTCAACTCAG TATCATCCTGTACGGACCGCAGTTTGTCCCCGGACCTCCAGGACGCACTGCAGGACGATCCCAAGGAGACGGACAACTCGACCTCGTCAGACAAGGAGACGGCCAACAACGAGAACGAGGAGCAGAACTCGGGCACCAAGCGGCGCGGCCCGCGCACCACCATAAAGGCCAAGCAGCTGGAGACGCTCAAGGCTGCCTTCGCCGCCACGCCCAAGCCCACGCGCCACATCCGCGAGCAGCTGGCGCAGGAGACCGGCCTCAACATGCGCGTTATCCAG GTGTGGTTTCAGAACCGAAGGTCCAAAGAACGCCGGATGAAACAGTTGAGCGCCCTGGGCGCCCGGAGGCACGCCTTCTTCCGGAGTCCGCGGCGCATGCGTCCGCTGGGCGGCCGCTTGGACGAGTCTGAGATGTTGGGGTCCACCCCGTACACCTATTATGGAG GTTAA
- the LHX5 gene encoding LIM/homeobox protein Lhx5 isoform X1, with product MMVHCAGCERPILDRFLLNVLDRAWHIKCVQCCECKTNLSEKCFSREGKLYCKNDFFRRFGTKCAGCAQGISPSDLVRKARSKVFHLNCFTCMVCNKQLSTGEELYVIDENKFVCKDDYLSSSSLKEGSLNSVSSCTDRSLSPDLQDALQDDPKETDNSTSSDKETANNENEEQNSGTKRRGPRTTIKAKQLETLKAAFAATPKPTRHIREQLAQETGLNMRVIQVWFQNRRSKERRMKQLSALGARRHAFFRSPRRMRPLGGRLDESEMLGSTPYTYYGDYQGDYYAPGSNYDFFAHGPPSQAQSPADSSFLAASGPGSTPLGALEPPLAGPHAADNPRFTDMISHPDTPSPEPGLPGALHPMPGEVFSGGPSPPFPMSGTSGYSGPLSHPNPELNEAAVW from the exons ATGATGGTGCACTGTGCCGGTTGCGAGCGGCCCATCCTCGACCGCTTTCTGCTGAACGTGCTGGACCGCGCGTGGCACATCAAATGTGTTCAGTGCTGCGAGTGCAAAACCAATCTCTCGGAGAAGTGCTTCTCGCGCGAGGGCAAGCTCTACTGCAAAAATGACTTCTTCAG GCGCTTTGGCACCAAATGCGCTGGCTGCGCGCAAGGCATCTCGCCCAGCGACCTAGTGCGCAAGGCCCGGAGCAAAGTCTTTCACCTCAACTGTTTCACCTGCATGGTGTGTAACAAGCAGCTGTCCACTGGCGAGGAGCTCTACGTCATCGACGAGAACAAGTTCGTGTGCAAAGACGACTACCTGAGCTCATCCAGCCTCAAGGAGGGCAGCCTCAACTCAG TATCATCCTGTACGGACCGCAGTTTGTCCCCGGACCTCCAGGACGCACTGCAGGACGATCCCAAGGAGACGGACAACTCGACCTCGTCAGACAAGGAGACGGCCAACAACGAGAACGAGGAGCAGAACTCGGGCACCAAGCGGCGCGGCCCGCGCACCACCATAAAGGCCAAGCAGCTGGAGACGCTCAAGGCTGCCTTCGCCGCCACGCCCAAGCCCACGCGCCACATCCGCGAGCAGCTGGCGCAGGAGACCGGCCTCAACATGCGCGTTATCCAG GTGTGGTTTCAGAACCGAAGGTCCAAAGAACGCCGGATGAAACAGTTGAGCGCCCTGGGCGCCCGGAGGCACGCCTTCTTCCGGAGTCCGCGGCGCATGCGTCCGCTGGGCGGCCGCTTGGACGAGTCTGAGATGTTGGGGTCCACCCCGTACACCTATTATGGAG ACTACCAAGGTGACTACTACGCTCCGGGAAGCAACTACGACTTCTTCGCTCACGGCCCGCCTTCGCAGGCGCAGTCCCCGGCCGACTCCAGCTTCCTGGCGGCCTCGGGCCCCGGCTCGACACCGCTGGGCGCGCTGGAGCCGCCGCTCGCTGGCCCGCACGCCGCGGACAACCCCAGGTTCACCGACATGATCTCGCACCCCGACACGCCGAGCCCCGAGCCGGGCCTGCCGGGCGCGCTGCACCCCATGCCCGGCGAGGTGTTCAGCGGCGGGCCCAGCCCGCCCTTCCCCATGAGCGGCACCAGCGGCTACAGCGGACCCCTGTCGCATCCCAACCCCGAGCTCAACGAGGCCGCCGTGTGGTAA